The nucleotide sequence CTGGTACGGCCATTTCTTTTCTCCTTTTTCTCTTGAGGTGAAAATGAGTAGCACAACATGCTCTTCATTTTCATTAGTTGTTGTTCTGGCCCGTTTTAGCATGAAGGGCCGGGATCTATAGATCCTGAATTATTTTTTACACTTCTTCTTTTTGCCGCCGCCATAAAGTACATCAACGGTGCCTTCAATATTCTCTTCGGTCAGCAAGACCTTAACGCCCAGGTCGCCTAAGACCTTTTGTGGATTTTGCCCGGCATTAGCGGCCAAGAGGGCAAAACAATCGGGCAGGCTGTTGGCCAGGGCCTGCCAGCGCGAGTCGCCGCTCCCTGCCTCTGGTGCGGTTCGTGACTCTAAGAGACAGGCCAATCCATCTTCACGGGGCCCGTAGATCAAAAATTTGTTGGCCTGGCCGAGATGGAGATCTACGTCCATGCCACTTGTGCTGGCCACTGCTACATTCGGGCGTTCCTTGCTCGGTTTGGGGAGCAGGGTGGTTGCGTTTTGGAAATCTCCGCTTGCTGACGGGGGGGGCAGATATACGTCCTTGTCAGCAATAACTTCAAGGTAAACTGCGGCGGCTTTCTTTGCGCTTTCAAGCAGAGCTGCATCGTAGGCTTCCAGTTTTTCTTCATCAGAAACCGGTTGAAAGGGCAGCAGGGTTATGGATGATGCTCCCCAGGAGGCGGCCTTTTCCGCAATGGCTGTAAGATGCTCGTCATTGATGCCCGGGTAGATCGTGGTCTGTATATTGACCTTGATCCCGGCCTTGTTGAGTGCTGCAATAGCCTTTTCCTGTTCCTGAAGTAAAAAATCTATGATTTCAGGAAGGGGGACAGT is from Candidatus Electrothrix sp. GW3-4 and encodes:
- a CDS encoding NifB/NifX family molybdenum-iron cluster-binding protein, whose protein sequence is MSIEPLSDTAAKKPCEKSMQIDSLILPAAPQANNRKRFGEIDKPAPALLPDEALAWMGDLIKGGKKIDSMNICGPGDALAAPETLLPLLDLLKEKYPNCPIKLTTIGLNAAALAADLASKGISQVHLQIEAVSADILKKIYTWIRPGKRTVPLPEIIDFLLQEQEKAIAALNKAGIKVNIQTTIYPGINDEHLTAIAEKAASWGASSITLLPFQPVSDEEKLEAYDAALLESAKKAAAVYLEVIADKDVYLPPPSASGDFQNATTLLPKPSKERPNVAVASTSGMDVDLHLGQANKFLIYGPREDGLACLLESRTAPEAGSGDSRWQALANSLPDCFALLAANAGQNPQKVLGDLGVKVLLTEENIEGTVDVLYGGGKKKKCKK